The proteins below are encoded in one region of Flavobacterium sp. IMCC34852:
- a CDS encoding 50S ribosomal protein L25/general stress protein Ctc, which produces MKSITIKGQERESVGKKATKALRDAGMVPCVIYGGTTPQHFAAEEKAFKGLVYTPNAHTVVVDLAGKTTNVILQDIQFHPVSDKILHIDFFQLNESKEITMEVPVKITGTSPGVLLGGDLRLNQRRLKVKALPKNLPDYVEANISELQMGNKLYVTKLETNNFKLMHPDNTVVCQVKISRAAMKAAQEAAKAAKAPAKGKKK; this is translated from the coding sequence ATGAAATCGATTACGATTAAAGGACAAGAAAGAGAAAGCGTAGGCAAAAAAGCTACTAAAGCCTTACGTGATGCTGGAATGGTCCCTTGCGTTATTTACGGAGGAACTACACCACAGCATTTTGCAGCAGAAGAAAAAGCATTCAAAGGCTTGGTTTACACTCCAAACGCACACACAGTTGTGGTTGATTTGGCTGGAAAAACTACCAATGTTATTCTTCAAGACATTCAGTTTCACCCGGTGTCTGACAAAATTTTACACATTGATTTCTTTCAATTAAACGAAAGCAAAGAAATCACTATGGAGGTTCCTGTGAAAATTACAGGTACTTCACCAGGGGTTTTGTTAGGTGGTGATTTGCGTTTGAACCAAAGAAGATTAAAAGTAAAAGCTTTACCAAAAAATCTTCCGGATTATGTTGAAGCTAACATCTCTGAATTGCAAATGGGTAACAAATTATACGTTACCAAATTGGAGACTAACAACTTCAAATTGATGCACCCGGACAACACCGTGGTTTGTCAAGTGAAGATTTCACGTGCCGCTATGAAAGCCGCTCAAGAAGCAGCCAAAGCAGCCAAAGCTCCGGCAAAAGGAAAGAAAAAATAA
- a CDS encoding ATP-binding protein — protein sequence MAEHFLETDDIESSQKWLQKTKDLVSPKVTDTTTVFIHSLQSELFYYMGLFQFGTYEAKKGIEKAKQLNDSTLIADSYFFLGINQMEINAFKEAHQSLWQSRNFYPKQWAKKYIRSCIQNEHIYNNIAQLKFKTRELDSAFWYNKKAYQMALQNNSKRGIPNAEQTFGQIYYTKKQKDSAIYYFQKSVQSAQKSVYYDIVLLNYAYLMECYQGNPALSDSWFTKGTDLMKQRIVNIAFQRYFYNIALSVFKANNQVEKAAYVQDKIIAIDDETRLKGNFFIQDITTQYAQNENKLLNLQIDELTQERRYTFLQLIAALLGVLLSVLFIIIIRRKNKVQQTLLNQKNDISKDLHDDIGSGLSSILIHADLLLKDKNAEEKQKVLANKIVQTGKEISQQLNTFIWSLNNDNNGLQSFAEYVKQYGMNLLESTDIEFEFTTNIASKETMVINGNQRKHLFMCVKELLNNAVKHAKATQIEVAINAKDKNVLEIMVRDNGQGMNKENQFGNGITNVKKRVELLGGKVIFDQQAGLQVTINIPLK from the coding sequence ATGGCCGAGCATTTTTTGGAAACTGATGACATCGAATCTTCTCAAAAATGGTTGCAAAAAACCAAAGATTTAGTATCGCCAAAGGTTACTGATACCACAACTGTTTTTATTCACAGTCTGCAGTCGGAATTGTTTTACTACATGGGATTGTTTCAGTTTGGGACTTACGAAGCCAAGAAAGGAATCGAAAAAGCCAAGCAACTCAATGACAGTACACTTATAGCAGATTCCTATTTCTTTCTGGGAATTAACCAAATGGAAATTAATGCTTTTAAAGAAGCCCATCAGTCGCTTTGGCAATCGAGAAATTTTTATCCGAAGCAATGGGCCAAAAAGTACATCAGAAGTTGCATCCAAAACGAGCATATCTACAATAATATTGCCCAATTGAAATTCAAAACCCGTGAATTAGATTCTGCTTTTTGGTACAACAAAAAAGCCTACCAAATGGCTCTACAAAACAACAGTAAGCGTGGAATCCCGAATGCAGAGCAAACTTTCGGTCAGATTTACTACACCAAAAAGCAAAAAGACAGCGCGATTTATTATTTCCAAAAAAGCGTACAATCCGCCCAAAAAAGTGTTTACTATGATATCGTTTTATTAAACTACGCTTATTTGATGGAATGCTATCAGGGAAACCCTGCATTGAGCGATTCGTGGTTTACCAAAGGAACCGATTTAATGAAGCAAAGAATCGTAAACATCGCTTTTCAAAGGTATTTTTACAACATAGCCTTATCGGTTTTTAAAGCCAATAACCAAGTCGAAAAAGCGGCCTATGTGCAAGATAAAATCATAGCCATTGATGATGAAACTCGATTAAAAGGAAACTTTTTCATACAAGACATTACCACGCAATATGCCCAGAATGAAAACAAACTTCTCAATCTTCAAATAGATGAACTGACCCAAGAAAGAAGATACACCTTTTTGCAATTGATAGCGGCACTTTTGGGTGTTTTGTTGTCGGTTTTATTCATTATTATTATTCGAAGAAAAAATAAAGTGCAACAAACCTTATTGAACCAAAAAAATGACATCAGCAAAGATTTGCATGACGATATAGGAAGCGGCTTGAGCAGTATTTTAATTCATGCTGACTTGCTGCTCAAGGACAAAAATGCCGAAGAAAAACAAAAGGTTTTGGCCAATAAAATTGTTCAAACCGGTAAAGAAATTTCCCAACAGCTTAACACTTTTATTTGGTCTTTGAATAATGACAATAATGGTTTGCAAAGTTTTGCGGAATACGTAAAACAATACGGAATGAATTTATTGGAAAGTACCGATATCGAATTTGAATTCACCACCAATATTGCGTCAAAAGAGACTATGGTTATTAACGGCAACCAAAGAAAACATTTGTTCATGTGTGTCAAAGAGTTGCTTAATAATGCCGTCAAACACGCCAAGGCTACCCAAATTGAGGTAGCGATTAATGCCAAGGATAAAAATGTTTTGGAGATAATGGTCCGCGATAACGGTCAAGGAATGAACAAAGAAAACCAGTTTGGTAACGGAATCACCAACGTTAAAAAGAGAGTAGAATTATTAGGCGGAAAGGTAATCTTTGACCAGCAAGCCGGACTCCAAGTAACCATCAATATTCCGTTAAAATAA
- a CDS encoding ribose-phosphate pyrophosphokinase, whose translation MSHLEPEAKIFACSQSVHLAEQIAENYGIPLGKVTFSRYSDGEFQPSFEESIRGLRVFIVCSTFPSADNLMELLLMIDAAKRASARHITPVIPYFGWARQDRKDKPRVPIGAKLVAKLLETAGATRIMTMDLHADQIQGFFEKPVDHLFASTIFLPYVKSLQLENLTIASPDMGGSKRAYAYSKFLESDVVICYKQRKAANVIDTMELIGEVKGRNVILVDDMIDTGGTLAKAADLMMEKGAISVRAICTHAILSGEAYEKIENSKLLELIVTDSIPLKKESNKIKVVSCAPLFAEVMHMVQHNNSISGKFLM comes from the coding sequence ATGTCGCATTTAGAGCCCGAAGCAAAGATATTTGCCTGTTCACAAAGCGTCCACTTAGCCGAACAAATAGCTGAAAACTATGGCATTCCGCTAGGTAAAGTTACGTTCTCAAGATATAGTGATGGCGAGTTTCAGCCTTCGTTTGAAGAATCCATTAGAGGATTACGCGTTTTTATTGTCTGTTCTACTTTTCCTAGTGCCGATAATTTAATGGAGCTATTGTTAATGATTGATGCTGCGAAAAGAGCGTCAGCCCGACACATTACTCCGGTAATTCCTTACTTTGGTTGGGCCAGACAAGACCGTAAAGACAAACCAAGAGTGCCGATTGGAGCCAAATTAGTAGCCAAATTATTGGAAACTGCCGGCGCCACTCGAATCATGACGATGGATTTACATGCCGATCAGATTCAAGGTTTCTTTGAAAAACCGGTGGACCATTTGTTTGCTTCGACTATCTTTTTACCTTATGTAAAGAGCTTGCAGTTAGAAAATTTAACAATTGCTTCTCCGGACATGGGCGGTTCAAAAAGAGCTTACGCTTACTCTAAGTTTTTAGAATCAGACGTGGTAATTTGTTACAAACAAAGAAAAGCAGCCAACGTAATTGATACGATGGAATTGATTGGGGAAGTAAAAGGCAGAAACGTGATTTTGGTAGACGATATGATCGACACCGGAGGAACACTGGCTAAAGCCGCCGATTTGATGATGGAGAAAGGCGCCATAAGTGTTAGAGCGATATGTACTCACGCCATCCTTTCGGGAGAAGCGTATGAGAAAATAGAAAACTCTAAATTATTAGAATTAATAGTAACCGATTCTATTCCGTTAAAGAAAGAATCGAACAAAATAAAAGTGGTGAGTTGTGCACCGCTCTTCGCTGAAGTAATGCACATGGTGCAACACAACAATTCCATCAGTGGGAAGTTTTTGATGTAG
- the pth gene encoding aminoacyl-tRNA hydrolase — protein sequence MKWLTQLFTTTTTSENIPEMKKYLIVGLGNIGAEYVNTRHNIGFKVLDYVAQKENLSFETAKLGTITEYNIKGRKLILLKPNTYMNLSGKAVQYWMEKENIAKENVLVITDDLNLPFGTIRIKAKGSDGGHNGLKNIQLVLNSSEYPRFRFGISDEFKKGQQVDYVLGEWTEEEKNKLPERYEKAKEIIESFALAGLNNTMNNFNGK from the coding sequence ATGAAATGGTTGACCCAATTATTTACTACTACTACAACTTCTGAAAACATACCGGAAATGAAGAAATACCTTATCGTCGGACTGGGCAACATCGGTGCCGAATATGTCAATACCCGCCACAACATTGGTTTTAAAGTCTTAGATTACGTGGCACAAAAAGAAAACTTGTCTTTTGAAACGGCCAAACTGGGAACGATAACAGAATACAACATCAAAGGTAGAAAGCTAATCCTTTTGAAACCCAACACTTACATGAATTTAAGTGGTAAAGCGGTGCAATATTGGATGGAAAAAGAAAACATCGCCAAAGAAAACGTTTTGGTGATTACCGATGATTTGAATTTGCCTTTTGGCACCATACGCATCAAAGCCAAAGGTAGCGACGGCGGACACAACGGTTTAAAAAACATCCAACTCGTTTTAAACTCTTCCGAATACCCGCGTTTTCGTTTTGGCATCAGTGACGAATTCAAAAAAGGACAACAAGTAGATTACGTTTTAGGCGAGTGGACCGAAGAAGAAAAAAACAAACTACCGGAACGCTACGAAAAAGCCAAAGAAATCATAGAATCTTTTGCCTTAGCCGGTTTAAACAACACCATGAATAATTTTAACGGGAAGTAG
- a CDS encoding response regulator, whose product MKKRICIVEDDRDLREALCMMIQFTEHYELAGSFENAEKALQFLPETEPDAILMDINLPGENGIQCVTKLKNINPDYLVLMCTSYEDDEKIFKSLEVGASGYILKTEGPAKIINALDELFEGGSPMSSSIARKVVASFSKMESQNRLTETLTAREKEILELLAKGQMNKEVANQLDISTGTVRKHIQNIYEKLHVNTRVEAVNLYLKR is encoded by the coding sequence ATGAAAAAGCGCATTTGCATAGTAGAAGACGACAGAGACTTAAGAGAAGCTTTGTGCATGATGATTCAGTTTACCGAACATTATGAACTCGCCGGAAGTTTTGAAAATGCTGAAAAAGCACTTCAGTTTTTGCCCGAAACCGAACCGGACGCCATATTAATGGATATCAATTTGCCCGGTGAAAACGGCATACAATGCGTTACCAAACTCAAAAATATCAATCCCGATTATTTGGTTTTAATGTGTACTTCATATGAAGATGATGAAAAAATTTTCAAAAGCTTGGAAGTGGGTGCCAGTGGCTATATACTAAAAACCGAAGGTCCGGCCAAGATTATCAATGCTTTAGATGAATTGTTTGAAGGCGGAAGTCCAATGAGCAGTAGCATTGCTCGAAAAGTGGTCGCCAGTTTTTCTAAAATGGAATCCCAAAACCGTCTGACGGAGACGCTCACTGCTCGTGAAAAAGAAATATTGGAGTTGTTGGCCAAAGGCCAAATGAACAAAGAAGTCGCCAATCAGCTCGATATCAGTACCGGGACTGTGCGCAAACACATCCAGAATATTTATGAAAAACTACATGTAAATACTCGTGTAGAAGCGGTAAACCTTTATTTAAAACGATAA
- a CDS encoding GIY-YIG nuclease family protein, giving the protein MFYIYAISSLNRNYIYVGLTDNIERRFMEHNSGKNKTTKPYLPFQVIYTEEFETRVEARIREKYYKSGIGKEKLKQIREQRG; this is encoded by the coding sequence ATGTTTTATATATATGCCATATCAAGTTTGAATAGAAATTATATTTATGTTGGGTTAACTGACAATATAGAAAGGAGATTTATGGAACATAATTCAGGAAAAAATAAAACAACAAAACCTTATTTACCATTTCAAGTAATTTACACAGAAGAATTCGAAACCAGAGTGGAGGCAAGAATCCGTGAAAAATATTATAAATCAGGAATTGGAAAAGAAAAGCTGAAGCAGATACGTGAACAGAGAGGATAA
- a CDS encoding bifunctional riboflavin kinase/FAD synthetase, with the protein MKTHHSIHSFKPNGQTIVTIGTFDGVHLGHQKILDQIITSAKINECESLVLTFFPHPRMVLQEGTEMKQLNTLNEKIALLANLGVDHLVVHPFDKEFSRLTAEDFVKQVLVDTFKLKKIIIGYDHRFGRNRTADINDLIEFGQTYGFEVEQISVQEINAVSVSSTKIRTALSEGQIELANEYLGYDYSLTGIVTKGQQLGRTIGYPTANITIEEDYKLIPKNGVYVAKCQHNQQTVYGMMNIGNRPTVNGTTQTIEINLFDFNEDLYGQTITVSLLKRMRDEQKFDSLDALKSQLALDKLTAQEHISRL; encoded by the coding sequence TTGAAAACACATCATTCTATTCATTCCTTCAAACCCAACGGCCAAACTATCGTTACCATTGGTACATTTGACGGTGTGCACCTTGGCCACCAAAAAATATTGGACCAAATTATCACTTCGGCAAAAATAAATGAGTGTGAAAGTTTAGTGCTGACTTTTTTTCCGCATCCAAGAATGGTTCTCCAAGAAGGAACCGAGATGAAACAACTCAACACCTTAAATGAAAAAATAGCCTTATTAGCCAACTTAGGCGTTGACCATTTGGTAGTACATCCTTTTGATAAAGAGTTTTCGAGACTAACTGCCGAAGATTTTGTCAAACAGGTTTTAGTCGATACTTTTAAACTAAAGAAAATCATTATAGGTTATGACCATCGTTTCGGAAGAAACCGAACGGCCGACATTAATGACCTGATTGAATTTGGCCAAACCTACGGCTTTGAAGTGGAACAAATTTCAGTACAAGAAATCAATGCTGTTTCCGTGAGTTCCACCAAAATCAGAACCGCTTTAAGCGAAGGTCAAATTGAATTGGCCAACGAGTATTTGGGCTATGATTATTCATTGACCGGAATCGTAACCAAAGGCCAACAACTGGGCAGAACCATCGGTTACCCAACAGCCAACATTACCATCGAAGAAGACTATAAACTCATCCCTAAAAACGGAGTTTATGTAGCCAAATGCCAACACAACCAACAAACAGTTTACGGCATGATGAATATCGGAAATCGGCCTACGGTGAACGGCACTACCCAAACCATTGAAATCAATTTATTCGATTTTAACGAAGACCTTTATGGTCAAACCATCACTGTTTCACTACTGAAAAGAATGCGTGATGAACAAAAATTTGACTCTTTAGACGCGCTGAAAAGCCAGTTGGCTCTTGACAAACTGACCGCACAAGAACACATCAGCCGACTATAA
- a CDS encoding M43 family zinc metalloprotease, producing MKKITMMSLFLLFSLAIGYSQEAKQKTVFGKPATNVSPQGLIRCASTEYEHFLQENDPKRMSDAEFEAWLSPLVERYKNSPEFRSESGGIITIPVVVHVIHSGQALGTAPNIQDGQVESQITVMNQDFRRLSGTPGFNSNAVGADTMVQFALAKVDPNGNPTNGIVRHNLCEASWSTAAINSTVKPSTIWDPTQYMNMWSVQFSDGSLLGYAQFPSNSTLTGLNTNGGSANTDGVVANYSYFGSRNIFPTGLYGDTSFDKGRTMTHEVGHFLGLRHIWAEDGTACVADDYCNDTPRAAAPNYGCPTGTNSCTTQPGNDMIENYMDYTDDACMNIFTVDQKARITTVMNNATRRLTLKTSTRDQAIPLFTNDAELKLENVCASAGGACGGGSSPTIKVTIYNRGTANLTSAVISYNINGGTNYTYPWTGNLAPNKFATFDMPVTNGTNGTFNGTITTANGVTDQRASNNSVSAAYTVPAGPTNYTINNYVFRLQRDLYGSETTWNLKNQAGTILYSGGPYTDTAALPAIFTQNWTLANNNCYTFTINDSYGDGICCNYGSGYYDIKSTDGTIVVANGASFTSTDSKVFTVNVLSNETFETLNDIYVYPNPTKSVLNIAVPTGVELVKNVTVYNYLGQTITQKNITTADDLSIDTTNYSSGVYLITVSNGTQSKTLRFIKE from the coding sequence ATGAAAAAAATTACAATGATGTCTTTGTTTCTGCTGTTTTCCCTAGCTATAGGATACAGTCAAGAAGCAAAACAAAAAACCGTTTTTGGAAAACCGGCCACCAATGTTTCTCCGCAAGGATTGATTCGTTGTGCGTCAACAGAATATGAGCATTTCCTTCAGGAGAATGATCCGAAAAGAATGTCAGATGCTGAATTTGAAGCTTGGCTATCTCCGCTAGTTGAACGATACAAAAACAGTCCGGAATTCCGTTCTGAATCAGGTGGTATTATCACTATTCCTGTAGTAGTTCACGTTATCCACAGCGGTCAAGCTCTTGGTACTGCTCCTAACATCCAAGATGGTCAAGTAGAGTCGCAAATCACCGTAATGAATCAAGATTTCAGACGTTTGTCAGGAACTCCGGGTTTTAACTCTAATGCGGTTGGAGCAGACACTATGGTTCAATTTGCTTTGGCTAAAGTAGATCCTAACGGAAACCCAACTAACGGAATTGTAAGACACAATCTTTGTGAAGCTTCTTGGTCAACTGCAGCCATCAACAGCACAGTGAAACCAAGTACGATTTGGGACCCAACTCAATATATGAACATGTGGAGTGTACAATTCTCTGACGGTTCACTTTTAGGATATGCTCAATTCCCAAGCAACTCAACACTAACCGGTTTAAATACTAATGGCGGATCAGCCAATACTGATGGTGTTGTGGCTAATTATTCTTATTTCGGTTCAAGAAATATTTTCCCAACCGGACTTTACGGCGACACTTCTTTTGATAAAGGTCGTACCATGACACACGAAGTAGGCCACTTTTTAGGATTGCGTCACATTTGGGCTGAAGACGGAACAGCCTGTGTTGCCGATGATTATTGTAATGATACTCCCAGAGCTGCTGCTCCCAACTATGGTTGCCCTACAGGAACTAACTCATGTACCACACAACCGGGTAATGACATGATTGAAAACTATATGGATTACACTGATGATGCTTGTATGAACATCTTTACTGTAGACCAAAAAGCCAGAATTACAACCGTAATGAACAACGCAACCCGAAGACTTACGTTAAAAACATCAACAAGAGACCAAGCCATTCCTCTATTCACTAACGATGCTGAATTGAAATTGGAAAACGTTTGTGCTTCAGCCGGTGGCGCTTGTGGTGGCGGTAGTTCACCAACCATAAAAGTTACCATCTACAACCGAGGAACAGCTAATTTAACTTCAGCCGTTATTTCTTATAACATTAATGGCGGAACTAACTATACTTACCCTTGGACAGGAAATTTAGCACCAAACAAATTTGCTACTTTTGACATGCCGGTAACTAACGGAACTAACGGAACATTTAATGGTACTATTACAACCGCTAATGGTGTAACTGACCAAAGAGCTTCAAACAACAGCGTTTCAGCAGCTTATACTGTTCCTGCCGGACCAACGAACTACACTATCAATAATTATGTATTTAGATTACAAAGAGATTTGTATGGTTCAGAAACTACTTGGAACTTAAAAAATCAAGCCGGAACTATTTTATACAGTGGCGGTCCGTATACAGATACAGCAGCACTTCCTGCCATCTTTACCCAAAACTGGACATTGGCTAACAACAATTGTTATACCTTTACCATTAACGATTCTTATGGTGACGGAATTTGTTGTAACTATGGTAGTGGTTATTATGACATCAAATCAACTGATGGTACAATTGTAGTGGCTAACGGTGCATCATTTACCAGTACAGATAGCAAAGTATTTACAGTTAACGTGTTAAGCAACGAAACTTTCGAAACCTTAAACGATATTTATGTTTACCCTAACCCAACTAAAAGTGTATTAAACATTGCGGTACCTACCGGAGTTGAATTGGTTAAAAACGTTACTGTTTACAATTATTTAGGTCAAACAATCACCCAAAAAAATATAACAACTGCTGACGATTTATCTATTGATACTACAAATTACAGCAGCGGTGTTTATTTAATCACTGTTTCTAACGGTACACAAAGCAAAACATTGCGTTTTATTAAAGAATAA
- the bioB gene encoding biotin synthase BioB: MSITKHNWTKEEIIAIYNKPLMDLLYEAASVHREHHDPNVVQVSTLLSIKTGGCPEDCGYCPQAARYHTDIQGNDLMTVSQVKAQALRAKSNGSSRVCMGAAWRNVKDGEEFDQVLEMVRTINKLDMEVCCTLGMLTENQAQRLAEAGLYAYNHNLDTSEDYYKEVISTRGFEDRLQTIENVRKTNVTVCSGGIIGMGESIEDRAGMLVALSTLNPQPESVPINALVAVEGTPMENEKPVEIWEMIRMVATTRIVMPETQVRLSAGRTEMSREGQAMCFFAGANSIFAGDKLLTTPNPDVNEDMKMFETLGLLPQKPFIKIMQPKTVEAEDSQFQSLGEKPKWTRPGHQIERNLEASNKGK, encoded by the coding sequence ATGAGCATTACTAAACACAATTGGACCAAAGAAGAAATCATCGCCATATACAACAAACCCTTAATGGATTTGCTTTACGAAGCTGCTTCTGTACACCGTGAACATCACGATCCTAATGTAGTTCAGGTTTCCACTTTACTCTCTATCAAAACCGGCGGTTGTCCCGAAGATTGTGGTTATTGTCCGCAAGCTGCTCGCTATCATACCGATATTCAAGGCAACGATTTGATGACCGTGAGCCAAGTTAAAGCACAAGCGCTTAGAGCCAAATCTAACGGTTCTTCGAGAGTTTGTATGGGTGCTGCTTGGCGCAATGTTAAAGACGGTGAAGAGTTTGACCAAGTATTGGAAATGGTGAGAACCATCAACAAACTGGATATGGAAGTATGCTGTACTCTCGGAATGTTAACCGAAAATCAAGCACAACGATTAGCCGAAGCCGGTTTATATGCTTACAACCACAACCTGGATACCTCTGAAGATTATTATAAAGAAGTGATTTCAACCCGCGGTTTTGAAGACCGTTTGCAAACCATAGAAAACGTCCGCAAAACCAATGTTACGGTATGCAGTGGCGGTATTATCGGAATGGGCGAAAGCATCGAAGACAGAGCCGGAATGTTAGTAGCATTGTCTACTTTAAATCCGCAACCGGAATCCGTGCCGATTAATGCCTTAGTAGCCGTTGAAGGCACACCGATGGAAAACGAAAAACCGGTTGAAATTTGGGAAATGATTCGAATGGTAGCCACTACCCGTATCGTAATGCCCGAAACCCAAGTACGCCTTTCTGCCGGAAGAACCGAAATGTCTCGCGAAGGTCAAGCTATGTGTTTCTTTGCCGGTGCGAATTCGATTTTTGCAGGCGATAAATTATTGACCACACCAAACCCTGATGTGAATGAAGACATGAAAATGTTTGAAACTCTTGGTTTGCTTCCGCAAAAACCCTTCATCAAAATCATGCAACCTAAAACCGTTGAAGCCGAAGATTCGCAGTTTCAATCCTTGGGAGAAAAACCAAAATGGACGCGTCCGGGTCACCAAATTGAACGCAATTTAGAAGCTTCTAACA